The stretch of DNA TTGCTTGAAGTATTTTACCACAAGATTTACAAGGTTCGTGCATTTACATTCGTGAATTTAGATGGTTTGTGTGAAAAATTTCCCCAATGAAGATTCCTGTATGCTCTGTTTCGATGCAATGTTCTGGAGTTTCTGAAGAACTTTCTAAATTAGTGTTATATCTTTCCTTAAATTTGGCATTGTTATGGAAGATTTAATTATTCCACAGATCTTTCCGCCTCATGAGAAGATAGAGAACATAAACGATCAGTACTGGACACTAAGGGCTGAGGAGGTTTGTATTGTTTCATCTTTTCCTGTCATTAATGATGTTACCCTTTGATCTGTTGACATTTAAGTTTTGTTCATGTAAACATATATATTCAAATGTAATACATATGTGAGGTCGTCATGCATGACTTTGCTTCTAACAATTCTGAAACAGATCCCAGAGGAAGAGAAGAATCTTGGCCCACATGATCGATTGATTCATGTTTATCATTTCATGAAAGACCCTAATCAGAACCAGCAGATACAGAATTTCGGAGATCCTTTTTTGATGGTTGTCCGTGAAGGTGACACTGCTGCCGAGGTAATGGAGCGCATTCAGAGAAAACTTAGAGTTCCTGATGAGGAATTCTCCAAGGTAATCTACTTTTATGTTCATTGTTATTTCTTGAATTGATTTGTCCAGATGAAAGAACTTGGTATGTGGGATAGCTTTTTAATCCTAAGTTTTGCCATTGTTGTCGTCTTAATGTAACATGGGATTGATGAGCCCAAAGTCCAGTAACATCATACAGTTCTCACCAGTCCCTTTCTGGGTCTTCCCTGTATTTAGTTTGTTACCTGATTTGTACTGAATTTCTAGCAAATTATAACATTCGCTTCACAGCAGTTTGTACTGCCCTATGGTCAATGTTCAAAAAGGTGCTGCTAGGCGCTCGCCTAGGCGCGCTTATGCATTAGGCGGAGGGGTGCCGCCTTGCCTAAGGGGGTAGGCGGAGGATAGGCGTGGctgggaggaggcggtggcagCAGGGACGGCgtgtggcggcggaggaggcaggggctggcggcggaggaggaagtggagggaggggcgggcgggctggcggaggaagaggaggtaggggcgggcgggcggaggaggaggcagggGTGGGCGAACGGGCGGAGGGAGAGGAGGCAGGGGCGggtgggcgggcggcggagggagAGGAAGCAGGTGCGACGGGTGGGTGAGCGAGGAACTGAGGGAGCGGTGAGTGGATAAGAGGGGAGGCTGGGAGGTGGGTTGGGCTGTTTTAATGGGCTTTTTCCAAAGTTAGGCCCATCAGCTTcttattttcctttttcttttagggatgcatgtatgtgtataacaagatgtatatgtatatgtgtGTATGTGCTAACGCCTAGAAAAACGTCTTGAAACGCCTAGGCTCGCCTAGGCTCTAGGCGGTGGGTCACCGCCTAGATACCGCCTAGCGCTTTTTGAACATTGCCTATGGTTCTCTATTCCTGAATTCCTGACAATATTTATTTGATCAGTGGAAGCTTGCATTCATATCCATGAACCGGCCGGAATACCTCCAGGATACTGACGTTGTATCAGCACGATTTCAGGCGAGTGGTTTCTTCAGCATTACGTAAATGCATATCTTCTCTTGTCCACCATGTTAATACATGATGCTTTTCTTTTCATTGTACAGAGGAGAGATGTATACGGTGCTTGGGAACAATACCTTGGCTTGGAGCACACTGATACAACATCAAAAAGGTCTTACACAGCCAATCAGGTAGGCAATGCTATCCTGTTGTGAAATGAGTTAAATAGATGTTTGATGTGTCTTAGAACTCCATTCCTGGTCATGTTTATGTGCATCTTTCTTGCTTTGCTGTTGTCATTGCAGCGCTTACCTGCTTTTGTGTTATTTCTTGATTCTTTTTGCCCACCTATTGATTTGATGCTGGGTATTTAGAATATTGTTGAGCATGAGTGGCTTTTCTGTTTTTGCACTAGCAATTAATTGGTATAAATGTTGCATACCTTTGGCTGAGGGCAAATAACTAAATAAACATAGCCATGCATTAAAATGGATCCACACATGAACTGCCATGGTTAACGTGTACTGTGCTAATAACCTGGGCTGACCTATGGTATTATTCCTTTACAATGGCCATTTGCAGAGTGTAACTCTTCTGTGTTGATTTGCATTGTCTGCAGAATCGTCACACCTATGAGAAGCCTGTGAAAATTTATAATTGAGAAACCTTCATCTGGACTTCCATCCAACAAAGGCCTCATTTGAGTCGGTATGCCAAAGATTATTAAGAGACGGTCCCAGAAAGAAAATGGCAGAGGAATCAAGTGCTACTTGTGTGCCGAGGCCTACATGACTCAGCAATGGCGTCAACCATCGATATCACTCCTGTTGTTGATTGGCCAAAGGGTATTCTTTTCGAGGCTTTCCCATCTTGCTTCTGAGCAACCAAGCATGTGTGTTGGTTTTTTCATCGTGTCGAGTATGATGGCCCCTGCTAGGATAGGTGTTTGCTTATTTTGTAGAGCAAAGCTAGTACATAAGAAAAAAAGATTTTGGTAGGGGGCATGTATACAGGATTATAGCCAGAGACTGATTGCTGAATTGGCGCCGCTCTTGTAGCTTGGGGGAACAATGGGAGAGATTGTATAATGGGTTTGGTATTGGTTCCAATTTTCCGTGTTGTTTAGAAATGTAAGATGATAACTGCGCAGATAGTACAGTTTTGAGTTCACCGTAGTCTGTCTTGTTGGCAAACTTGGCATCCGCTCAGATAATACCTGATCGTACTGTAAAAAATCACGACATACATTTGGTCCAATAATTCTGCCTGCCCATTTTTGCAAATTGAACACTAGAAAGTTCATGATAGATCTTGAACTGAAAGACAAGCATGCAGTCGAATATTTGAAAACTTACCTCTAATGAACGTGTCAGCCATATGGTGACAAGCTCGTTTTCTTTTGTGGCAGTTTTCTTTGGGTCTATGCCCATGCAGTGTAACGAATGGCTCGGTTGACAGTAGGGTTGTTTTAACCTGGTACCCCTGTACAaaggaatgggatggttgataAACTGCCATGCTCGTCCTACTCCTTCCCGGATGGGGTAGCTTACTAGCTTACcgttgaaaaaaaaaagaacttttGTCCGGGTTTCGAATCTGTTTCTCCGAAAAAACGGAGTGGATTCCCCgaaaaaaaattaaaacttGGCATGTTTCTAGTTGTATCTTGATATACTTGTCATAAAAGTTGAGGTTCAAACTTCATACGAGATGGCTAATTCAGGCTAGTGCGTATTCACCTGAAATTTGTTTTTTTTGCATGAATTAAACTTGAATGAGTTTGTACATCAACTTTTGCGATAAAGTGTACCACTTTACCGTCAGATGCTACGGATGTGTCAATTTTTTTATGAAATGAAGTGTGACTTTAAATTATTTGCCCATTTAGAGATGCTCCCTAACTGGTTAACTACGTTACCTGGGATGGTGTTTTTTCTGCGGGGAATATTGTTAGCACGTTCAATTGGCTTCACTGGAAATGAATATGTAGTTGGTTTGTGTTGTATTCTTTTTATTCTCACTGGCAAATATGCCTGTGCAACGCACGGTTGACGATTCTGTATGGGTTGTGGCTGATTTTCTTTCTACGGTTAGTTTTCTTCGATCCAGATTTTATTATATTTCCATATTTTCATTATATTTGAGTCTGTTTAGGTTACAATATAGTATAATATTGTTCAGTTCATATTATATATCTTGGTCCACCCCTTGGTGATAAGTGTTGGACCAGATCAAAATTTCTTGTGTGCTTTAGAAATAGTTAAGATGATTCAAGTCCATCTGTTAATGATACCCAAAATTTCATTTGGAAATGTTGCGTGCTTTAGATATAGGTAAAGACTAGTATAATTTTGTTTTCCAGCCTCCTCGCATAGGGTGCTCTAATTATCTGTCTTTCACTTGTAGGGTGCTCTAACTATCTATGTACGATAAATCCATAATTTTACTGGCCTTTTTTTTAAATAAACATTGCTGCATTTCTTAGGAAAAATACTTGGTTTCACCAATTATTACAAAGTGAATACAAAACTAACACCTTCATTCCAAATTAAGCAAAAAAATTATGGTATTGGACAACTCAAATTTGAGGCTAACCAACGAAAATTTTCATTATATTTCACGTGTAATATCTTAGGATCAATTCCTAGTATGCCACCTCCAATTAAGCCTGAATTAGTCTTTGCGGTCAGAAGTTCAGCGACACCTCCACTGGTTTTAAGGAAAGATCGACCAACAAATTTGTTACCATGACATGTCCACTAAGGTGAAATTGGCGACTCTAAAAATATTTACCAATTTGCAACAAGCTAAGATATTTGAAATCCAGTGGATTGGTGCATTGGTGAGCGCACTATCTTGGGCAATAATGAAAATTCCAATGGATTTCCATAAGGCCCCGTTTGGATccttgaaattaaatttcattctaataattataatttagatataaattaattaagctAATATAATTGTTTGGTCGTATGAAAGAGATACTTGTGCACTGCACTTTTGCTATAGGAAAACGAATCGAAGAGTGTGCTATAAATTATACATTAGAATATAATATGAGAATCTATAAAATCAATTTAGATTCTCCACCCCTTTGAATTTAAGATAAACTTATATATATACTTTGGAAAGTTGTGGAAGCCATATTCCAAGACAAATAGCCTACTCTATAGATTCCAATTCCTCAAAATGAAAGGATCCAAACGGGACCTAATGGAGAAACATGAGTTGAAATCCTAGTGGACCTTCCATTCTTGTGAAATTGTTGTGATATATTCCGGAAAAAAAACTGTACGGTAGAATTCATGTAACCGCTCTCGTGCTTTCGACTTCAAATAGCTTCAGTCAGGTAAAAGGGCAGAAGGAGGTAAGCTCTGTTTGTCTACGAGACATCGTTTTTCTTCCTTGGGCATGATGAATAGAGCTTATTTTTACCTTAGACTTTGATGATTTATACTTCTTGTCAACAGTGAAGCAGTTGGTAGCTCCacataaaaaaagaaaagaaaagttgAAGTTGAACATATATCCCAGTAAGCAAAGCTAAAACACATTTAAATCACTATTAGCTGAAATAACACAAGGAACTATTTAAAAGGATTAAAACTTACATGGACCTTCCACTATATAAAACAGTAAATTTTCAACAAAAATATAATCGACCAAATATGATATCGAGGAGCTAATATTATGGAACCTTGAGTAAACACACCACCAGCACTTCAGTATGTGTGAACCTTTAGTTGCTAGTGTTAACGTATCTTTTCATAATACTATGGCTTGTTTTATATTACTACATTATGCTTTAAGTTAACAAGGAACATTTCTCCTCCTGAAAAAATTAATAAAATCACCAGCACAACGTACATAGACTTTAGCCTTTGCTTACATAATAGTGAAGGCACACAAATTGATGATTGAGGACACGTAAGGAACAGCATTTCCAGCCTCTGATCGACTTCTACATCATCTCAAACGGATGCCGTTGGCAACACATCTTGCATGGTTTGCTCATCTCACAAGATGTGATCCATCTCAACAAAGGACTAATTAAGACCCTAATTACTTGTACTTCAATCAGACTGCGGCTGGTGCCCCATCCATCCATGTTGTCATCACCCGCGCCAACCTCTGGAAAGGAACGCGAGGAGGAGGCCTGGAGAAGTCGGTCCATCAGATCACACCTTGATCTCTTCCTCGGCGGATTTCGGGCGGTCGGACTTCTTGCTGGACATGATGCTGTTGAAGTTCTCCGATTTGCACAGCAGGATCTCGATCTGAAACAAATGCAGGAACAAATGTTCAATTCAGAAAGGAGCCAACTTATTATACTCAGACTGAAACTAAAGTGGTTTCTGAAGAATGTGGTCATGAAGAACCAGTTAGCAAAAGTCATATCTCACCTTGGCTTTACGGACAAGTCGACCCTTAGACTCGTCTTTGGTGCCAATGGTTGATGTCAGGATTTCTGAATAGGATAAGAAAAAACTGTGAAACATGTGCGAAGCAAAATGTTTCGTGTTTCAGAGGATCATCACAGCCATGGCGACCCCTTACTCTTCTCGGTGGCGAGGCCATTGTTCTTGAGGATCTCGGCGACGGTCACAACGGTGCCAATGGCTGCAATCAAAGACGCCACAGGAAAAAAAAAAACCAACGCCGTCAACTTTGAACAATGCAGGAGGAAGGTGATGGAGTTCTAGAGAATAGATTATTACCCATCCCCAGAGCAGAGAGTTCAACCTCATCATAATTCTGCATGTACCTCTGCATCCAACATTCATGTCAGACTGTTAGTTCAATTTAGAGACCTCTTGCTTTAGATGTTCATAATTACACATGCAAATTGAAAAAATTTAGTCAAAAATGCTAATCTTACTATACGAACCTTGGCGAGATTGACGTAGAAATAGAGCGGCTTCTTGTTGGTGGACACCTGGATGCGGTTCTTCTTCGCCGACGCCCCGGCCTCCCCCTCCGCCTCGGCCTCCACCTCCCCCTCGCCCtcggcctccgcctcctccccgACCACCGCCACCTCTTTCTCCtccggcgcctcctcctcctcgtgcgCCTTGGCCACCTCCCTCTTCACCTCGGCGGCGGCCTCCTCCCTCACCGCCTGCTCCTGCGCCTGCGCAtgggcctcctcctccgccgccgccgggcgcaCCGCCTGCATGGTGTCCGCCGCTCACTTGCTCGCTCTCCCGGGGGTGGTGTGGAATGGTCGATTCGGTCGCCGGGCGGTTCCGCGTGCGTCGGAGAAGGCCGAGATCGAGAGCGggaggggtggtggtggcggtgcagAATTATGTAGCGCCGGGATGCGTGGCGCCGGCGGttgcgcgcggacgcgcggctGCCCGGGGCTGGCGGTTGCCCCGGTGGTTATTTCGAGAATCGCCCGCCACTCCTGCCCGCGCATGCATGGAGCAACCGGCGGGTGACACGTGGGTAAATTAAAATTAGTTATTACTCCAACAACAGCAAACTCGCCAAGCTGTAAAAAAGGTTGAGTACCACTATTCATTATGACTTTTTTAAAGTATATACACAAAGGTTTGTTCACGCCTTTATGAAAATTTTTCTAGCTTCGAATATCTCAATCTTTTTAGTACTTCTTATATTTTTTGGATATCGTATTAGATTTGTCTTAAGTTAAATTTTTTatatttgatcaaatttatagaaaattaTAGCAATCTATACTAACTTTATCGTATTAGGGAATAGTTACGTCAAGAATGGAAGTGTAGCATTAAAAAACAATCACAAATGCTTAGAACAAAGGTTGCCAAAACTCATATGGCAAAAGACTATACGCGATAGATTATTTTACATATGttttttctataattttttCTAAATTCTATAGTACTCTTTCTACTCTAAATTGTATATATGTGATGTTAGCTTTATTCTAAGCCAAATTCACTAAATTTTACCAAGTTTATAGATAAATCACCAACATTGTCATCATCAAATTAGTTCTATTGAATCCAGCTTGACAAATCTAAAGTAAACTATAATTTAGGATGGACGGAGAGTGTAGTTTTTATACATGtttttcttttatttaaaaACAGTATGTTATATGCATATACTCATTGGAAATGACTTTGCGAACGGCCCTCTAGCTGAATTGTTAGCTGACTCTAGTAGCACTCTTCAGGTCATAGGTTTGATTTCCAGTGGGAGCAAATTTTAGGTTAGGGTTAAAAAAATCCTCTCTTCTATGGACACCAACACATAGGCTATGGTGCCGCTGTGTAAAGATGGGGCAGGGGTTCGAAAGTTTTCTCGATCTACGTAAGAAGATCTTCTTCTTAGCAAAATGCCTGGGGCTGTCTTACCCCGTAGGTCAAGTTTTTTTATTGGAAATGACTTTGTGGCAAACAACATCTTTCGTATATAACATACTTGATTTTATTTAAATGCATTTATTTGTAtatatggttatcacaaacgtTTTCCTGAAACCATTTGGTTGAAGTCCTCTATATAATAAAATATTTCCTATAATTTGCAATTAGTAGTTGTTGTTGAAGTGTTTTTTGTGTAAACAACTTCTACAAAGTAGTTTAATAGTTTTCCTTTTCTCGTGCAAACGGATAAAATTGAATGCAAGTCACATGTATGCCATGGTCAGTCATAGATATGACGATTTTATTAGTGAGTCATATCAATGTTATTACATAGTACTACAAAATGATATGTAGATTTGAAAAGAAATTTGTACAGATATTAATACCATGTCTAGCAGAATAGGTTTCTATCTCCACAAAAGCAGCTAACTGTCACACCTAATTTTAAGAAGGAACCAGATGCATCTTATATGTACTCTAGGATCAAGTTTCGTCATAAGTGAATATATTAAAAGgtaatattcaaaatataaataaGAGAGTAAATAACTTTATTACACTCCGATAAATAGACACAAAAGTCTTTAAATGTTCCACTGATAGCCTAAATGAACTCGGCAACAATGGCTTCTTCCACATGTACTTGACTGGTGGACGCAAGCCTAGAATCCTCGAAGTCGCTGAAGTGCTCCACTTCCACATTCTCTTCTGAACAACAGTttaggcaagtgtgagtactcTTATGGTTCGTACTCAGTGAGTGGGGGAGAGTATGCAAGGCCATCAAAGAGAGGCTAGAACGGTTAGCATTTTTAGTTAGTTATATTTTATTAGCAAGCACCTATTAACTaggtataagtttataccaacccactTAAGCATAAAGGAAACAACATTATAACAAAACTAAGGAATCACAGATTAATTTattctttaagttcaattattaTGTGAGGATCCAAGCCACttgtaaccgtgagcacggctgatgtATCAATTTTCACTATGCAAAGGTTGTACACTTTTACCACAATTCGTGTTCCTCAAAATCGCCCAGATTtgtaaggcccttaaacacttccttTGGTGAGTGATGAGGGTTTCACTACCAAGCCTTTACAAAGACACGCAGAAAACTAAATAGCCCACTAGAGTTTCAGTAGCGATGTGGTCCATAACACTCTCTAATGGTCAGTACCTTAGCAAAGGCTACTACGCCAAGAGGACCGGGGTATACTCCAACACCAACCCCCTccttgcccttttggtaaggcTATCAGTTAACCACATGACTAATTAATCAGCTAGGGTCAGGGCCACGTGAcaattgtggttgtactattttcttgggtggttctccatgttccatttAAACAAAGTAATCTTGTAGTTATCCAGGTATAACAACAAATAGAATCATGATTAACATTTTCAAAAGTTTGTGACATCACCATCCCAAAATTAAGCAACTAAGCATTTCTATCCAACAAAAAGATTAAACCCGGTGTTCAAGGCTTGGGTGAAAAGACTAGGTAAATCCTTAATAGGTGTCCTGTCAAGTTATGCAATATAGAAATAAAGTAAAGTGTATTATCATGCTATTATTGGAtccacttgccttcctcgtcaAACTGTTGTGTCTCTTCCTCGAACTGCTGCTCTTGTCCTTCCTTGAATGGCACATCGTCTACACGATCACACAAGCAAAACATACAACAAAATAAGAAACAGCACAACAAATAGTACAAACAGAGAAAAGTAAGGTGATGAAGTTGTTGTGCACATTGGAAGGATCATGTGaacgcaagaatcgatgaaaacggatgAGAAACACTAAAGATAaggctaaaacaaggttcaggGGCTTAACTGCGAAGAAACTAAGCTTTCAGAGGCTAAACttaaagaaaccgagggctaaaacTTAATTACACATACAAACAAAAGGTCTACTATGTAAAACAAGGGTCTAAGGATGGGGGCGCAAAAACTAGAAAGGATAGGGGCGTAAACAAAAGAAAATAGGCTAttttgtaaatacttttgaactgcgcaggatggcgggttgatttcttAGAAATGTAGGGGTCTTTTTGTAAAAGGACTGAGAGTGATCAAGACCGGGCGGCCTAGGACGGGCTTGGCGACACGGTTGGCGGTGCAGGGCAGTCCGGTGGTGGCGCGCGGAGGCGGGTTCACCGGAGTTGGCCGAAAGGGCACTCCGGGCCTTGGTTTTGCGCGTAGCTAGGGCTGGGAGAGAGAGGGGTGATGGCAAACTCGAAGGAGGGCTCTTGACGACGGTGCGGTGGCTAGAGGGTGTGCGCATCGGTGAGGGTGGCGCGGTTGCTCTGGCAAGCAATCACGCCCACGTGAGGGAGGAAGGGagtgagtgagagagagagagagagagagagagagagagagagagagaggaaaagggGCTGGCGGTGAAGCCCACCACGATGTGGAGCTCCGATGGCGATCGAGGTCGATGAAGACGCGGCAGAGCGGTGGGTCGACGGCGTGACCGAAGCttgggatggcggcggcgtgagtgagcgagcgagcgagcgagggcGAGGCGCGGtagggaggagagagagaggtaggGAGCACAGCGGGGCTCGGTTCCTTTTATAGGGCGAGGGAGGGGGCGGAGTGGCTGGTCGGGGAGGGGGTGGAGCTAGGTGGCCAGGTGCCATCAATGGCAATCAAGTGGAGGGGGAACCTTGATTAAGAGGAAATGGAAGGAGGCAAGGGGAAGGAGTAACAGCCGGCTCATCACGGGCCTTGATGGCAGGCGCAGAGGGAGGGGGAAGGCGAGCGGGTGCGGCAACAGTCGAATGGGGCgtgcggcgcggaggaggagtgATGTCCGAAGCGGCTCGAGGTGGGGAATGATAGGTGGGGTCCACCTATCGGTggcagagagagagaaggggaggcGGGTCGGGCTGGGTGGAAGCTGGGCTGGGGCGCGAGAACATGGGCTGAGTGGGGAGTTTGGGCCGTGCATGGAAAAGAGAGGGCAAGAGAGTTGGGCTGGGCCGACCGGAGAGAAGAGCAAGAGATGGATGTGATGAAcacattttttctttttttaactGGGTGTTACACCAACTGGGGGTGCACCAGGCTAGAATGGAGCATCTGATCAAAGGTGTCATCTTAAGGGAATTCCACATCATCCCTAGATCCACCAGCGGACCACAGGGGAGGTGAAACTGGgctccccccctcccccccccccccgaaaaCAAATTTTCAAACTAAGGCTCTGTAGCCATTGAAAACTACCAGCCCAGTAGTGAGTAGCCAACGATATCCATTGCTCAACACTGAAACAAAGTAGCTAAGCCCATCGACGCACACTTGTGCCATAAGTACTTTCACCCTTCTTCAAGTTTAATAACAAATGATGGTAGGTGAACCGCCTCCTATAAATGCCCCTATAATTATAACTGATGGGATGGATCCCTGTTGAATAGAGAATCATTGTCCCATTCAGTAGGTGTCTCTCTTCTTCATTCATGCCGTCTGAGTTCGTTCCGTGGGCTGTTGTGGTGCTTCTTCATTCTGAAGGGTACCCTCCACCAACAGTTTTGGCGCCCACCTTGGTTCGTCCCAACACACTGCATGGCACC from Panicum hallii strain FIL2 chromosome 3, PHallii_v3.1, whole genome shotgun sequence encodes:
- the LOC112886977 gene encoding uncharacterized protein At2g34160-like; its protein translation is MQAVRPAAAEEEAHAQAQEQAVREEAAAEVKREVAKAHEEEEAPEEKEVAVVGEEAEAEGEGEVEAEAEGEAGASAKKNRIQVSTNKKPLYFYVNLAKRYMQNYDEVELSALGMAIGTVVTVAEILKNNGLATEKKILTSTIGTKDESKGRLVRKAKIEILLCKSENFNSIMSSKKSDRPKSAEEEIKV